In the genome of Lycorma delicatula isolate Av1 chromosome 8, ASM4794821v1, whole genome shotgun sequence, one region contains:
- the LOC142329241 gene encoding protein FAM200C-like, giving the protein MDESALLTNDALLLSYVKYIKDEKICQELLFARNLETNAEGETIYNILETFCDEKEILLKNIMSIATDGAPGMTGRHKDFIVYSKNKVSDVLAVHCVIHRQHLVARKLSERLHTHCNILLE; this is encoded by the coding sequence ATGGATGAGTCCGCTTTATTAACTAATGATGCATTGTTGTTGTCATACGTGAAGTATATCAAAGATGAGAAAATATGTCAAGAATTATTATTTGCTAGAAATTTAGAAACAAATGCAGAGGGAGAAACCATATATAATATACTGGAAACGTTTTGTGAcgaaaaggaaattcttttgaaaaatattatgtcaATTGCTACTGATGGCGCTCCTGGTATGACAGGGCGTCACAAAGACTTCATAGTGtactcaaaaaataaagtttcagaCGTGCTTGCTGTACATTGCGTCATTCATCGCCAACATTTAGTTGCGAGAAAACTGAGTGAACGTCTGCATACACACTGCAATATTTTATTAGagtag